ATTTCTTCTGACGGGCACGCTCCTTCGCGCCCGTCAGTTGACCAGCTTTAGGAGTGCTGGTGGCCTCGTCTTCTGAGTTCTCCTCATTGTTTGCCTCCTTGTCCTTCTTCTTGGGCTGTACCTCAGGATCATTAAGGATGATCTGATAAGAGGAGCTGCCTGTCTCAGCTCCCCCGCTGTGCTGCTTGATTTCTGGCTGTCTGGTCCCCATCTCCTCTTCAAGCAGCTTCTTCAGACCTTCCACGCCCAAGCACTGCTCCATGTTAGGAACCTGGAGCACGATTCTCTTGTTTCTCGGCTGCAGCTGGGCATCTCCTTCCTCGATCTCCGGCCTAGTGCGTGGAGCCCCCAGGGCTCCTCCCTGGGTTGTCAACGCAGTGCTCTTGGTGTTGTTGTCTTGGACAGCAACCTTGATGGTTCTCTTCCATGTTGTCGGCTTCCTGGCAGTATACACAACGAGTGTTTTTTCTTCTCTGACCTGGGTGCTAGTGGTCATAGCCACCGTCTTGGCGCTCACGGGAAGGCACGGAGTGGAAGGGGGCATAGTTGTGGTTGCAGCCCCCTTGCCAGTCACGTTTTTGGCGATCTCATCCTGAAGCGGAGGCAGCTTCTCGAGGACGGTGTCTCCCACTGGAGGGGCGGCCTCACCATCCTTGTTGGTGTTGGCGATGGTGATCTCTTGACGCAGCGGCGAGGACGCGAGGGTCGTGGGCGAGGTGTTCGTCAAGGTGGGCGCAGCTTCCTTGGCGTTGCTTTCTTGAGGGTCGTTGACGGTGAGCTTGCCGACGTCCTTGGCCACCTGCGCGATGGTGGGAAGTTGTTGCCGATTTCCAGTGCGTGTCAGCCACCCATCCCTGCCCCGGTTGGATCTCCAGGGGAAGGTGTGTAGCTGACGTGCTTGCCCGGTGAACTCTGGAATGGGCCAGCGACGTGGGTCTTCAGGGAGTGTTGGAGGTGCCCCAATGCCCACGTCATACAACACCATCTTCTCCTTGTCAGGGGCCCTGCACTCAGTGACTAGATGTCCAATTATACCACATGAACAACAGAAATTGGGAAGCCTTTCATAAGCCAAACAGGTGGTCACGTTCTGCTGCTCATACTCATCCCTAAAGGTGACCCTCCTCTGCAGAGCTTGATCAATGGGAATACGAACTCTAGCTCTAAGGATTTTATCACATATATCACCTCTAGCATATTTATCAAAAGTGACCAGTTCTCCAACTTCATTTCCCAAATCCTTGACTAACTGTTGTGAGAGAAGGTAGAAAGGGATTTTCTGAAACTGAACCCAAATGGGTATGGTAGAGAAGGTGAAACTTTCAGCATCTATCCCTTCCTTAAGCTCTTCTATTAGGACAACATCATTTCTAAAATTCCATGGGCCTCCCTTAACTACATGCTCAAAATCACCAAGTTCAGAAAACTCGATAACAAACCTCCTGTCCGGTAGCTGCATGGTGTCGATGTGTCCCCGGATCTGCCAGATTCTCTTCATGCCATCTAGCAGAGTCTTCGAGGTGATCGCCATGATCGAGAGGTAGACCCCCACGGCCATC
This region of Lolium perenne isolate Kyuss_39 chromosome 2, Kyuss_2.0, whole genome shotgun sequence genomic DNA includes:
- the LOC127336843 gene encoding uncharacterized protein — translated: MNLMQSQGRFHRRRCPSPVHKAGEAAKLMMENNSVQAGGGSSNSNAAPNKMRMIGVDGREGQGATTTQASPFQRLKGKMAMMETATEKEKKILVWNISKNKPISRIRLMAVGVYLSIMAITSKTLLDGMKRIWQIRGHIDTMQLPDRRFVIEFSELGDFEHVVKGGPWNFRNDVVLIEELKEGIDAESFTFSTIPIWVQFQKIPFYLLSQQLVKDLGNEVGELVTFDKYARGDICDKILRARVRIPIDQALQRRVTFRDEYEQQNVTTCLAYERLPNFCCSCGIIGHLVTECRAPDKEKMVLYDVGIGAPPTLPEDPRRWPIPEFTGQARQLHTFPWRSNRGRDGWLTRTGNRQQLPTIAQVAKDVGKLTVNDPQESNAKEAAPTLTNTSPTTLASSPLRQEITIANTNKDGEAAPPVGDTVLEKLPPLQDEIAKNVTGKGAATTTMPPSTPCLPVSAKTVAMTTSTQVREEKTLVVYTARKPTTWKRTIKVAVQDNNTKSTALTTQGGALGAPRTRPEIEEGDAQLQPRNKRIVLQVPNMEQCLGVEGLKKLLEEEMGTRQPEIKQHSGGAETGSSSYQIILNDPEVQPKKKDKEANNEENSEDEATSTPKAGQLTGAKERARQKK